One window from the genome of Alkalihalobacillus sp. LMS6 encodes:
- a CDS encoding Ltp family lipoprotein — MKKIFKMGCLGFIGLFILIILIAVIGGTDETTNNAEQDSAESDTNETEESNDESTEADEQTTNGTTEDANEETNNEEEIPREYRSALNKAESYAETMSMSKQGIYDQLISEYGEGFPEDAAQYAIDNIEHDWKANALSKAESYAETMDMSDSAIYDQLISEYGEQFTAEEAQYAIDNLE, encoded by the coding sequence TTGAAGAAAATTTTTAAAATGGGTTGTTTAGGATTTATAGGTTTGTTTATTCTTATCATTTTAATTGCTGTAATTGGTGGAACTGATGAAACAACAAATAATGCAGAGCAAGATTCAGCTGAGTCAGACACTAACGAGACAGAAGAAAGTAATGATGAGTCTACTGAAGCTGATGAACAAACGACTAATGGAACTACCGAAGATGCTAACGAGGAAACTAATAATGAAGAAGAAATACCTAGGGAATATAGGTCTGCATTAAACAAAGCTGAATCATATGCAGAAACAATGAGTATGTCAAAACAAGGGATTTATGATCAACTTATCTCTGAATATGGAGAAGGTTTTCCGGAAGACGCTGCACAATATGCAATAGATAATATTGAACACGATTGGAAAGCTAACGCCTTGAGTAAGGCTGAGTCTTATGCGGAGACGATGGATATGTCAGATTCCGCTATTTATGATCAACTTATCTCCGAATATGGCGAACAGTTTACAGCTGAAGAAGCGCAATACGCTATAGATAATTTGGAATAA
- a CDS encoding citrate/2-methylcitrate synthase, translated as MIQKGLAGVVVAESAISQVDGESGECIYRGKRVRELTDFTFEEVAFFLLNGEFPSDKEKAFVMNIFKQQRILPDEIDAMITQLPAELDLMSVLRTCISAMGEKEASQEEAMKLTATMPTIIAKRLRFIQGKDAIEPRSDLSHVENYVYMLTGEMPTNVVVQALTTYMILTMEHGMNASTFTARVIASTEADYISVITGAIGAMKGPLHGGAPTGVLEMLRAVQTDEEIEPFIEEKLKNGEKLMGFGHRVYKTKDPRAQALKGVLERLGQSNDTMNRAVQFERIATKLLAVYKPGRNLYVNVEFYAAALMDALALDERLFTPTFTMSRIIGWSAHMMEQRNDNRIYRPSHRYIGEMPAQSV; from the coding sequence ATGATACAAAAAGGCTTAGCAGGCGTTGTTGTAGCGGAATCAGCTATTAGTCAGGTTGATGGGGAAAGTGGCGAATGTATTTATAGAGGAAAGCGAGTGAGAGAACTTACGGACTTTACGTTTGAAGAAGTCGCATTTTTTCTATTAAATGGGGAATTTCCGTCAGATAAAGAAAAAGCATTTGTGATGAATATCTTTAAACAACAGCGTATTCTTCCAGATGAGATTGATGCAATGATCACCCAACTTCCAGCGGAGCTAGATTTAATGAGCGTTTTACGTACATGTATTTCGGCTATGGGAGAAAAAGAAGCGTCGCAAGAAGAAGCGATGAAACTAACGGCAACCATGCCAACAATCATAGCAAAACGGCTTCGATTCATTCAAGGAAAAGATGCAATTGAGCCTCGATCCGATTTAAGTCATGTGGAGAATTATGTATACATGCTGACAGGCGAAATGCCGACAAATGTAGTGGTTCAAGCTTTAACAACATATATGATCTTAACAATGGAACATGGCATGAACGCATCCACTTTTACCGCACGGGTTATCGCTTCAACGGAAGCAGATTATATTTCTGTTATCACAGGTGCGATTGGTGCCATGAAAGGTCCTCTTCATGGCGGAGCACCAACAGGTGTATTGGAGATGTTGAGAGCGGTCCAAACAGATGAAGAGATTGAACCGTTTATTGAAGAGAAGTTAAAAAACGGTGAAAAGCTTATGGGCTTCGGCCATCGTGTGTACAAAACAAAAGATCCGCGAGCACAAGCGTTAAAAGGGGTTTTGGAAAGGCTTGGACAGTCGAATGATACAATGAATCGTGCCGTACAATTTGAACGAATCGCTACAAAACTTTTAGCAGTCTACAAACCAGGTAGAAATCTTTACGTAAATGTGGAATTTTATGCAGCCGCTTTAATGGATGCTTTAGCGCTAGATGAACGACTGTTTACACCTACTTTCACAATGAGCAGGATTATTGGCTGGAGTGCGCACATGATGGAACAGCGGAACGATAATCGAATTTATCGTCCTTCTCATCGTTATATTGGGGAGATGCCAGCGCAATCTGTTTGA
- a CDS encoding LysR family transcriptional regulator, with protein MNMNWIRTFIVAAQVENFYQTAEMLYVSQPTVTVHIKQLEQSLGVPLFSREGRNIFLTDYGRAFLPHAIDIQDRMRQSYIEMDKKRQGYNRLLRLAVSPLIATTYLPYWIRTFVKQYPSIEVVVDVVDSTFIEQKINQHEADVGLTRQQPLSQSQHIAVLQSEPLCFVVPHDGGDAESSPPISLENALGTYTMLTYNHPDYWKNLLLACRAIQPRMREMKVSHIHVTKRFIEEGIGCSILPRSAVRRELAEGRMLEVNSQLLHPPVVSTYFIERKYSEEARAFRSCIEKIT; from the coding sequence ATGAATATGAACTGGATTCGCACATTTATTGTTGCTGCGCAAGTCGAAAATTTTTATCAAACGGCTGAAATGCTCTATGTCTCACAGCCGACGGTAACCGTACATATTAAGCAATTGGAGCAAAGCCTCGGTGTCCCCCTGTTCTCTCGTGAAGGTCGGAACATTTTTTTAACCGATTATGGAAGAGCGTTTCTCCCCCATGCAATCGACATCCAAGATAGAATGAGACAGAGCTATATTGAAATGGATAAGAAAAGGCAAGGCTACAACCGCCTTCTTCGTTTGGCCGTTTCACCGTTAATTGCAACGACCTATCTCCCTTATTGGATACGGACATTTGTGAAGCAATACCCATCAATAGAAGTCGTCGTTGATGTTGTAGATTCTACGTTCATTGAACAAAAAATTAATCAACACGAAGCCGATGTTGGACTTACAAGACAACAACCTTTGTCGCAGTCGCAACACATAGCAGTTCTACAAAGTGAACCACTTTGCTTTGTGGTACCTCATGACGGTGGAGATGCGGAATCAAGTCCACCAATTTCACTGGAAAATGCACTAGGCACTTATACAATGCTCACGTACAATCATCCCGACTACTGGAAGAACCTTTTGCTTGCCTGTCGCGCGATTCAACCTCGCATGCGCGAAATGAAAGTTTCACATATTCATGTGACAAAGCGATTTATTGAAGAAGGAATCGGCTGCTCGATTTTGCCCCGTTCCGCCGTTAGAAGAGAATTAGCTGAAGGAAGAATGCTGGAGGTGAACAGCCAATTACTGCATCCACCTGTCGTCTCAACTTACTTTATCGAAAGAAAGTATTCTGAAGAAGCCCGTGCCTTTCGGTCTTGCATTGAAAAAATCACTTAA
- a CDS encoding MFS transporter, with the protein MNWKAPLLLLVGVGISNIGAWVYLLALNLTVFSMTGSPFAVSVLYMLIPISTLVTDVWVGSFIDRLNKRTLMITLDIVRACLIFCLPFLDSLFFIYALVLLINMGSSIFESTSIVYMTKLVPKENRQRFNALRNFIQSSGFILGPSIAGVLFIVSSPNMAIFVNALALLLSAFVIMLLPNLDLKDEEAVYERVTFAVVKKDWKLVVTFGRKNAHVTWVYLLFGGFVVFLAGIDSIEAAFARKVLLFSESTYGFLVGIAGFGMVASSLLNAWFAKVLKINLLIGVGAIITPIGYLVFAFSQSFLTASIGVFIMTFAITFAHVGFLTFYQNHIPVAIMGRFTNLVGMVEAGLTIVMVALIGVFAEWIAIRPVYMFSSAVFLLLGIYIFKVVMNKEKKVFYYDSMPE; encoded by the coding sequence ATGAATTGGAAAGCCCCTTTGCTTTTACTTGTTGGTGTTGGAATTTCAAATATTGGTGCGTGGGTTTACCTCCTCGCCTTGAATTTAACGGTGTTTTCAATGACAGGATCGCCTTTCGCCGTGTCGGTTTTATATATGCTCATTCCGATATCAACGCTCGTTACCGACGTCTGGGTGGGGTCATTCATTGATCGGTTAAACAAACGAACGCTGATGATAACGTTAGATATCGTGCGAGCGTGCCTGATCTTCTGTTTACCATTTTTGGATTCATTGTTTTTCATTTATGCCCTTGTCTTGTTGATTAATATGGGCAGCTCGATCTTTGAATCAACCTCAATCGTCTATATGACGAAATTGGTACCGAAAGAAAACCGGCAGCGCTTCAACGCATTGCGTAATTTCATTCAGTCCAGTGGGTTTATTCTCGGACCATCAATTGCGGGTGTTCTCTTTATCGTCAGTTCACCAAATATGGCGATTTTCGTAAATGCTTTGGCCTTACTGTTATCGGCATTTGTCATTATGTTGCTGCCAAATCTTGATCTTAAAGACGAAGAAGCTGTTTACGAAAGAGTGACGTTTGCGGTTGTGAAAAAAGATTGGAAACTGGTTGTTACGTTCGGGCGCAAAAATGCCCATGTAACATGGGTGTATCTGTTATTTGGTGGCTTTGTCGTCTTTCTAGCAGGAATTGACTCGATTGAAGCGGCATTTGCAAGAAAAGTGCTGCTTTTCTCAGAAAGCACGTATGGGTTTCTAGTCGGAATTGCTGGCTTTGGAATGGTCGCAAGCTCACTCTTGAACGCTTGGTTTGCGAAAGTGCTAAAAATCAATTTGTTAATCGGTGTTGGCGCAATCATTACGCCGATCGGCTACTTGGTTTTCGCCTTCTCTCAGTCATTTCTAACTGCTTCCATTGGCGTATTCATCATGACATTTGCGATTACGTTTGCCCATGTCGGCTTCCTTACGTTTTATCAAAATCATATTCCTGTTGCGATCATGGGTCGATTTACGAATTTGGTTGGAATGGTTGAAGCAGGACTGACGATCGTCATGGTTGCGTTGATTGGTGTTTTTGCCGAATGGATTGCGATTCGTCCCGTGTATATGTTTAGTTCAGCGGTGTTCCTGTTGCTGGGAATTTATATTTTCAAGGTTGTGATGAACAAGGAGAAAAAAGTTTTTTATTACGATTCAATGCCTGAGTGA
- a CDS encoding GNAT family N-acetyltransferase: MEIRPIELKDAEHYLLLNKRIDESGFMLHEPGEKQLTITQQQAFIERVIQTKSTALFVADDGEDLVGFILAIGGTVRRNRHSAYIVVGIDEAYRGQGLATKLFEEIFVWARDMKISRLELTVIKENKKAYDLYRQLGFSVEGEKIHSLMVDGRPINEYYMYKLVE, encoded by the coding sequence GTGGAGATTCGACCTATAGAATTAAAAGACGCAGAACACTATTTATTATTGAATAAGAGAATCGATGAATCTGGTTTTATGTTACATGAGCCCGGTGAAAAACAACTGACTATCACGCAACAGCAAGCGTTTATTGAGCGAGTAATACAAACGAAAAGTACGGCATTGTTTGTGGCAGATGATGGTGAGGATTTGGTTGGTTTTATTTTAGCAATTGGTGGCACAGTAAGGCGAAATCGTCATTCTGCGTACATTGTTGTGGGCATAGATGAAGCATATCGAGGGCAGGGGTTAGCGACGAAGCTTTTTGAAGAGATTTTTGTTTGGGCAAGAGATATGAAAATCAGCCGACTTGAATTAACCGTGATAAAGGAAAACAAGAAAGCATATGACTTATATCGGCAACTTGGGTTTTCGGTAGAAGGTGAAAAAATTCATTCGCTCATGGTGGATGGGCGTCCAATTAATGAATACTACATGTACAAATTAGTAGAGTAG